From a single Bacteroides sp. genomic region:
- a CDS encoding helix-turn-helix domain-containing protein, which produces MLAFLSLFGIFLSLLLLINARKFHSTVYLSLFFLFLSLYVLYQYILLYSKSVTLISFFLYNLPIAVAPLYLIGPMLYWYVRSVLTDDSRLKRSDIWHFLPLVIFFVSALPEVFLSWNEKVELARKTAEDAAFLGQYQATLLGRFVPQVWLFAVRLFLILGYTLWSFYLLIKYIRKNKISAVFSRQHFVKKWMFSLLGFLLIVLATQIPMVFKSFQMQFRELFLALKIIQGISLAGLIGLLISPFFFPSILYGLPRVPDQEPPANPAKSKVQPEPKTPRQAPSAFETDYLKNIEQQVIRCMKEHKPYINSECNLFSFSKLIDVPAHHLAYYFREFKGQHFNEFRNKWRIDHAKSLIQEGKASEITLEAIGMLSGFSSRNAFITDFKKFEGEPPGSYASRFN; this is translated from the coding sequence ATGCTGGCATTTTTATCATTGTTTGGCATTTTTCTTTCGCTCCTGCTCCTCATAAATGCCAGGAAATTTCATTCGACGGTTTACCTGAGTTTATTCTTCTTATTTTTAAGTCTTTATGTGCTATACCAGTACATATTGCTGTATTCAAAATCGGTGACCCTGATCAGCTTCTTTTTGTATAATCTGCCCATTGCAGTCGCGCCATTGTATCTGATCGGGCCTATGCTTTACTGGTATGTCAGGAGTGTACTTACCGATGATTCAAGACTGAAGCGCAGCGATATATGGCATTTTTTGCCTTTGGTCATTTTTTTTGTTTCTGCATTACCCGAAGTATTTCTCTCCTGGAACGAGAAAGTTGAACTGGCCAGAAAAACTGCTGAAGATGCTGCATTTCTCGGTCAGTACCAAGCCACCCTGCTGGGCAGATTTGTCCCCCAGGTATGGTTGTTTGCCGTTCGGCTATTTCTTATTCTGGGATACACCCTTTGGTCATTTTACCTGTTGATCAAATACATCAGAAAAAACAAAATATCAGCTGTATTCTCACGGCAGCACTTCGTAAAAAAATGGATGTTTTCTTTGCTTGGCTTTTTACTTATTGTGCTGGCAACGCAAATCCCCATGGTATTTAAAAGTTTCCAGATGCAATTCAGAGAGCTTTTCCTGGCGCTTAAAATAATACAGGGCATTTCATTGGCCGGACTTATAGGGTTGCTCATTTCGCCTTTCTTTTTCCCGTCGATTCTTTATGGCTTGCCCCGCGTTCCTGATCAGGAGCCACCAGCCAATCCGGCAAAAAGCAAAGTGCAGCCTGAGCCAAAAACACCGCGACAGGCCCCCAGTGCATTTGAAACGGATTATCTGAAAAACATAGAACAACAGGTAATCCGTTGCATGAAAGAGCATAAGCCCTATATAAATTCCGAATGTAATCTTTTTTCATTTTCAAAACTCATTGATGTTCCGGCCCATCACCTTGCCTATTATTTCAGAGAATTTAAGGGACAACACTTCAATGAATTCCGAAACAAGTGGCGTATTGACCATGCAAAATCCCTGATCCAGGAAGGAAAGGCCAGTGAGATTACCCTAGAAGCCATAGGAATGCTTTCCGGTTTTTCATCGCGCAATGCTTTTATTACCGACTTCAAAAAATTTGAGGGAGAGCCACCCGGCTCTTATGCTTCGCGGTTTAATTAA